Genomic segment of Paenibacillus sp. FSL R5-0623:
GACAAGCTTGCTGCCATTGCTCAGGAGTCATTGCATGAGGCTGCCAGGATTCGACATAATCCCCATCCTTTTGAATATGACCAATCGGTGGACAAAATACGGTGCCTGATACAGACCTAACGGTGAGTAATGTAATCTCACTGTCAAATTGCACAAAGCTCTCCAAGATAACACGAACGGATTTGCCACGAGCCCCAGAAAGAGCAATGTTCCAGCAATCCTCCACGTCGTCCGGTGTTCGGCATACACTCTGCCCTTTGCCGGAAGAACTCATCAATGGTTTAATGACACAAGGTGTGCCAAGCTTACGTACGGCTTCCTGAAGTTGTTCCAGGTTGTCCGCAAAAAGGTAGTCAGCTGTCGGAAGTTTCAATTGTTCGGCTGCAAGCCGACGGATGCCTTCGCGATCCATCGTTAAACGTGCAGCTCGGGCAGTAGGTACTACACAAAATCCCTCTTCCTCAAGCTCCAGTAAAGCTTCTGTTGCAATAGCTTCAATCTCAGGTACGATGTAATGAGGTTTTTCTTTACGGATCAATTGTTTCAAAGCTTCAGCATCCAGCATGTCGATGCAGTAAGACCGGTGCGCGACCTGCATCGCAGGTGCGTTCTCATAACGATCAACAGCGATCGTCTCTACTCCCAGTCGTTGGGCCTCAATAACGACCTCTTTTCCCAATTCTCCACTGCCTAGTAGCAGCATTTTTTTGGCTTGAGCCGTAAAAGGAGCACCCCACATGTTCTTTCCAATCCTCCCAAAGAGAAATCTTCTATATCTGTCTGTCTCTCTATTTTCGGGGTTTTGGTTAAAGATTGCAAGAGTGCTCCCTATTTTTCTTGTGAATTTTACAAGATTTTTTGTGTTTTTTCGATCAAATTTTACAATTACTGCTCTCAGATTCGATACTCCTTCCATTCCTCCCAAAATTAAGGAAATGTTAACAGAGCAGACTTTAATACTCCAACGAATCAAAATACGCAAACAAATCCCAAGTTTAAAGACTTGGGATTTGTCGATTTTTTTCTCTAAAGATTTCATTATGGGAAGAAACATAAGCCATCTTTGGTGCACCTGGCGTCATATATTGTTTCGCACTATTAACTGCCACGATCGCATCATTGAAGGCTCCTGCAATGAGTCTAACTTTGCTTTCATGCGTCGCACAGTCCCCTGCTGCAAAAACACCCGGAAGACTCGTCTCTGCATGATGGCTCATTAGAACCATTCCATCGTCCATAGCTAAGCCACAACTGACAAGATCACTTAGATTGCTTTTATATCCGTGACTAATGACGACTTCATCCACTTCCAACACTACATTGTCCTGATTTTCCATGTGCGTAATCACAACCTGCTGGATTCGATTACCATTATTATACAGCTGCGTGATGCTGTATGGTGTCCTCACATCCGTTATATTGTTCATCTCACTGACATTTCGTTCCATCGCGCGAAACTCATTATTCCGGTGGATTACAACTACGCTGCGAGCAAGTTGAGCAAGTTCAATTGCCCAGTCTACAGCACTGTTGCCTCCACCCGAAATGAGTACACGCTTCCCAGAAAAATGTTCCGGATTTTGCACGGTGTAATGAAGATTCTCTTGCTCATATTCAATCGGCTCCTGAAGCTCCAGCTTCTGAATCTCTGCAATACCACGGCCTACTGCGACAATGATCGTACGCGTATAATGTATCTTCCCTCCAGTGGTATACATACTCCATATTCCGTTATCCAGTCGAGTGAACCTTTCCACTTTGCAATTCAATACAACCGTTGGATTAAATGTATTGGCCTGCTGAACAAGCCACTCGATCAACTTCGAACATTTCATAGGCGGAAGACCGCCAACATCCCAGATTGTTTTTTCCGAATAGGTATGCAGAAATCCACCAAGCTGGTCTTTGCCTTCGATGATTTTAACTTTCATATCACGCATTCCTGCATAAAAAGCCGCATACATGCCAGCAGGGCCGCCTCCGATGATGGTTACATCATAGATATCTTCTTCATTCATTTTAAACACACCTTGTTAATTTAGTTATGAATTCGAGATACATGTCACTTTACCCGTTTGCTTTATTTGTTTTTTGTTTCAAAAGCAGCAACAATATCATCAATAACATATTCATCGGCAAGTGGAGACATTCCCAGATTGAACCATTCCTTGCCACCCACCATGTAGACGTGGTCCTGCTTGACTGCTTTCAGATTTTTCCATAACGATGAAGATAACATATCTTCAAATTTCTTTTTAATTTCCGAATTAGCCTCATCATCCAGCTGAACGATCAGATGATCTGCGTCGTACTCAGGCAGTACTTCCAAGGATACGGACATGGCAGTTTGATCTTTCGGGAAATTAGGAAGTGGATTCATTCCCAATCGTTTGTGGACAAAGTTCCCTCGGTCAAGGTTTTCCCCATGAAGTACGATTTCTTTTTCCATCACTCTAATGTAGAGAACAGTCTCCTCACCAATCAGCTTGTGCAATTTGTCAGCAGCTACCTTCTCCTTTGCCACCAAATCATGAATCACCTTTTCTGCCTGTTCTTCTTTGTCCAAAATTTTAGCCATATCCCGCAGTTCATCACGCCAATCATCACGCTGTGGCAAAAGTACGGTAGGTGCAATCAGAGTAAGCTGATCATAGTCCTTTTTGGACCACCAGTCAGGAGCGATAATTAAATCCGGAGTTGCCTCCATGAGTGCTTCAAAGTTAGGCGTTCTTCCTATTCCCATTTTCATTGTGTTTGCAAATGGCTCTTGCAAGTAAGAAGGAAAATCCTCATGGTAGTTCTGTACAGCAATGGGTACGATGCCAAGTGAATATAAAAATTCTGGATATACAACCGACAAACCCACTATTTTTTGTGGGTTCACCGGAATTTCAACTTCTCCCATTTCCGTGTTCACTTTTTTCACCTGACTGGCTTCTGTTGTTGAAGAATTGGCGGAACCCGCTTCTTGTCCCTCGCTCGAGGATGCTTCGTTGCCTGCTGCCCCACAAGCCGAAATAACGAGCATCAACATCATTATGCATACTACGGTCAACCATCTGAATCTCATTCTCTATGTACCCCCTATAGGTCATTAATAGATGACAATGTCTAATCAATAATAATTATCATTATCACTACGATATAGGAGTAGTATAATAAAATATGTTCAGGCATGATATTGACTATTCAGACTTTTTGCTATGGACGATCTTGCCATAACTTTAATATTTCATCCAACATAAGCTCATGGGTAAACGCAGTGTAGTCGAGCAGGACGCTCGACAACAGGATATCCATTCTGCCATTCTGTACCGCTAACAACGCAAGCCATTCTTCAGACTTACGCACAGCAGACCATGTCTGCCTGGATGTCTCATCATCACCCACAATCAGTAATATTCTTTCAACGTTGAGAACGGATAACTCCTTAATGGTTACTGTGCCACGTTCCCAATAAGTCTCAACTCCTTCGGGACCCTCCATTTGCATATCAACGTAAAAAACGGAAGCAATGCTCCTTGGGCCTAACATCTGCAACGCTTCACCATGAACTTTGAGTACAACTAGTCTGTCTTTTCGTATGAAATCTGTAAGCTGATTCTTAATGATTTTTGCCTTCTCTTCATATCTTTGAAGCCACACTTCTGCAATATCCGACCTGTCCAAAAAGCTTGCAACATATCTCAAATGTTCTCTCCAATCCCCTTTTTCCCACGGGAGGTCACACACCGGAGCCATGGATTGAAGCTGACTTTGCAGAGCCTCAGATTCCGTCCCAATCGTAATAATATAATCAGGTTTAACTAATCGCAGCTGTTCCAGCCAGGTGGTCTCACTCTCTGCGAGTGGCATAACTTTGTCCGTTTCATATTTACGTCTATAATAGGATGTCCATGGATGACTTGCCCGCGCGGCACATGGAATGATCTGCAATGCAAGCAGTATACCAATGCTCAAAGAATGAACTGCAGCAATTTTTTGTTTGCTATTCCGTATAAACGCTGCTGGTGGAATGCCCGAGATCTGCTTGAATTTACGCCGGAAATACGTCTCATCCTGATAACCCACGTACGATGCCACATCCTTGAGTCGATAACTGTGATCATTTCTCATTAGGATCTGGGCTTGTTTAATTCGGTATAGCGTTAAATAGTCCACTGGACTGTAACCATACCTTTTCTTGAATAAACGCATGAAGTGTCGAGGGCTCATTCGCGCCACATTTGCTAATTCCTCAATGGTTAATCTCTTCGAATAATTCTGCTCCATGTAGCCTTTAACATGTTCAATTGGTGAAACCAGATCCGTCTTTTCTGCGCAGGCCACGTCGTAAAACATGGTATACAACAGTTCCTGAAAACGAATCTGACCATAGTACCTTTGCAAACCATCCTTCTTCAACGTGTGGTGGTAAATCATCTGACAGATGACGCCAACAGCAACGGGTGAAGATGAGCTGACCTCGCCATTCACGTCATTACGTAAAAGTTGCTTCATCATATCAAGGGCTATCCCCCCCTCCTGTACCAGTGCGTACATGACATCAAAATTCATGTGATACACACCTCGTTCATCCAACGAATGCACATTTGCCTCAACCAGTTGCCCCGGGAAGCCTACATACAGTCCGCCCTCCTTCAATTCGATGAAACTGCCATCTATCTTCAACCACCCTTGTCCACTGGCTACAAATATTAACATGTATGTTTCAATGAAGTGTTTCCTCAGAAGCCACTCCGTCGCAGGAGCACTCGTATAATTCACGTGAAGGAGCCTAAAATTCATATGATCCAGGTGATCCAAATGCTTTGAATTTATCTCGTTGTTGTCCATCTGCATTGATCTCCCTCCAGCCATGAACGATTGTATTGATTTCATTCTTCAAAAATATAACATACCACACTAATGTTAAAAAAAAACACTCCGGCCTCTAACCTGTCTTCAATGAATAAGATGCACTTATTATTGAAGGATCAGGCTATAGAACACCAGAGTGTTATAAGTTCATAGATGTTCAGACGCTTCACAAGCATCCGAAGTTTTCATCACAAAAATCTGTATTGAGCTTCTATTAAACCATTATAGACGCCTTGTTTTTGGATAAGCTGCTCATGGTTGCCCTCTTCTTTAATTTCACCATGATCCAGGACGATAATGTTATCTGCATTTCGGATGGTTGAAAGGCGGTGAGCGACCATAAAGGACGTTCTTCCCTGCAACAGCACCTTCAACGCTTCCTGGATTTTAAGCTCTGTCTCCGTGTCGATACTGGCTGTAGCTTCATCCAGAATCAGTATGCGTGGATCAGCAAGCAGCGCACGGGCAAAGGATAACAATTGCCGTTGTCCCATGGATAATACGTTTCCGCGTTCTTCTACTTCGGTATCGTATCCACCAGGCAGCTTCATGATGAACTCATGTGCATTGACTGCTTTTGCCGCGTCCTCCACCTCTTCATTCGTTGCATCCAGTCGTCCAAATCGAATATTGTCACGGATGGTCCCCGAGAAGATGAAGGTATCCTGCAATACAATGCTGATCTGGCTGCGTAAACTCTCTACCGTTACATCCCGCACATCCTGTCCGTCAATGGTGAGACGTCCACCGGATATATCATAGAAACGGCTGATTAGATTGATGATCGTACTTTTACCTGAGCCCGTATGACCAACAAGTGCAATCGATTGTCCCGCAGCAGCAGAGAAGCTGATTCCTTTCAGCGCCTGTCTGCCCTTCTCGTATTCGAACACCACATTTTCGAATGCGATGTCTCCTTTAATAGAAGGAAGCGGCTTGGCACCTGGTTTATCTGCGATACTTGGTTTTTCATCCATGAATTCGAAGATACGCTCTGATGATGCCATCGCAACCAGCAACTGATTGTACATCTGTCCCAGACGGTTGATCGGGTCCCAGAAGTTGCCGACATAGTTGGCAAAAGCGACAAGTAATCCCACGGTCAACTGACCTTCCTGAATCAGGTAAGCACCAAACCAGAAGAGAATCAATGTACCAAAACCGCCTGTAATCTCAATCAGCGGTCCGAAGCCTTGGTTCATCGCTGATGCTCTATCCCATGACTTTTTGCTGGACAGGTTCATGTTGTCAAAATATTTCATGTTCTCTTTTTCCTGTGTGTAAGCCTGAGTCACTCGAATCCCTTGAATGGA
This window contains:
- a CDS encoding NAD(P)/FAD-dependent oxidoreductase, translating into MNEEDIYDVTIIGGGPAGMYAAFYAGMRDMKVKIIEGKDQLGGFLHTYSEKTIWDVGGLPPMKCSKLIEWLVQQANTFNPTVVLNCKVERFTRLDNGIWSMYTTGGKIHYTRTIIVAVGRGIAEIQKLELQEPIEYEQENLHYTVQNPEHFSGKRVLISGGGNSAVDWAIELAQLARSVVVIHRNNEFRAMERNVSEMNNITDVRTPYSITQLYNNGNRIQQVVITHMENQDNVVLEVDEVVISHGYKSNLSDLVSCGLAMDDGMVLMSHHAETSLPGVFAAGDCATHESKVRLIAGAFNDAIVAVNSAKQYMTPGAPKMAYVSSHNEIFREKNRQIPSL
- a CDS encoding ABC transporter substrate-binding protein produces the protein MRFRWLTVVCIMMLMLVISACGAAGNEASSSEGQEAGSANSSTTEASQVKKVNTEMGEVEIPVNPQKIVGLSVVYPEFLYSLGIVPIAVQNYHEDFPSYLQEPFANTMKMGIGRTPNFEALMEATPDLIIAPDWWSKKDYDQLTLIAPTVLLPQRDDWRDELRDMAKILDKEEQAEKVIHDLVAKEKVAADKLHKLIGEETVLYIRVMEKEIVLHGENLDRGNFVHKRLGMNPLPNFPKDQTAMSVSLEVLPEYDADHLIVQLDDEANSEIKKKFEDMLSSSLWKNLKAVKQDHVYMVGGKEWFNLGMSPLADEYVIDDIVAAFETKNK
- the purT gene encoding formate-dependent phosphoribosylglycinamide formyltransferase → MWGAPFTAQAKKMLLLGSGELGKEVVIEAQRLGVETIAVDRYENAPAMQVAHRSYCIDMLDAEALKQLIRKEKPHYIVPEIEAIATEALLELEEEGFCVVPTARAARLTMDREGIRRLAAEQLKLPTADYLFADNLEQLQEAVRKLGTPCVIKPLMSSSGKGQSVCRTPDDVEDCWNIALSGARGKSVRVILESFVQFDSEITLLTVRSVSGTVFCPPIGHIQKDGDYVESWQPHAMTPEQWQQACHIAKSVTDELGGYGLFGVELFLTSDGVVFSEVSPRPHDTGMVTMVTQDSSEFALHVRAILGFPVTGVHLLTPGASATLKANDETSDFTVGGIEEALALPRTQIRVFGKPETKVGRRMAVALSAGQDVEEARKTAVQAANMLKVEVNHVQ
- a CDS encoding AraC family transcriptional regulator, which produces MKSIQSFMAGGRSMQMDNNEINSKHLDHLDHMNFRLLHVNYTSAPATEWLLRKHFIETYMLIFVASGQGWLKIDGSFIELKEGGLYVGFPGQLVEANVHSLDERGVYHMNFDVMYALVQEGGIALDMMKQLLRNDVNGEVSSSSPVAVGVICQMIYHHTLKKDGLQRYYGQIRFQELLYTMFYDVACAEKTDLVSPIEHVKGYMEQNYSKRLTIEELANVARMSPRHFMRLFKKRYGYSPVDYLTLYRIKQAQILMRNDHSYRLKDVASYVGYQDETYFRRKFKQISGIPPAAFIRNSKQKIAAVHSLSIGILLALQIIPCAARASHPWTSYYRRKYETDKVMPLAESETTWLEQLRLVKPDYIITIGTESEALQSQLQSMAPVCDLPWEKGDWREHLRYVASFLDRSDIAEVWLQRYEEKAKIIKNQLTDFIRKDRLVVLKVHGEALQMLGPRSIASVFYVDMQMEGPEGVETYWERGTVTIKELSVLNVERILLIVGDDETSRQTWSAVRKSEEWLALLAVQNGRMDILLSSVLLDYTAFTHELMLDEILKLWQDRP
- a CDS encoding ABC transporter ATP-binding protein, whose protein sequence is MSAETIADRREAKVASDKKLNERFVYQDDEIIEKPFNWKEFGRLFAYMKPYAKQLLPLVILMMILGTITKLSVPFLISLAIDRAIAPATGLPSMTMLYLIAGSIFVLYLIQWAANTYRIKLTNIIGQRVIYDLRSDLFKHIQKLSFNFFDKRPAGSVLVRVTNDINSLQDLFTNGAVNVMIDCVQLLGIIVILLLINWKLGLAVIITVPIMFIISTKLRVLIRRAWQDVRMKNSRINSHLNESIQGIRVTQAYTQEKENMKYFDNMNLSSKKSWDRASAMNQGFGPLIEITGGFGTLILFWFGAYLIQEGQLTVGLLVAFANYVGNFWDPINRLGQMYNQLLVAMASSERIFEFMDEKPSIADKPGAKPLPSIKGDIAFENVVFEYEKGRQALKGISFSAAAGQSIALVGHTGSGKSTIINLISRFYDISGGRLTIDGQDVRDVTVESLRSQISIVLQDTFIFSGTIRDNIRFGRLDATNEEVEDAAKAVNAHEFIMKLPGGYDTEVEERGNVLSMGQRQLLSFARALLADPRILILDEATASIDTETELKIQEALKVLLQGRTSFMVAHRLSTIRNADNIIVLDHGEIKEEGNHEQLIQKQGVYNGLIEAQYRFL